The nucleotide sequence ATGGCGACGTTGTAGTTCGTGACGCCCTGATCGTAGATCGGGATCGTGAGATTCAATCCGAGCCCCTTGTCGTTCGTCCAGCTCGAGGGGCCGGGGCAGGCCGACACCCCAACGACTTTGGTGCTATTCGGGAGCGTCGTGGTGGTTGAAAAGCAGTTGATGAACTGCCGGCTGATCGTGTCGCTTGCACCCGCGGAAAGCACCGGGAAGCGCGCGAGCTTCGCGAAGCGCAGGTTCTCCTTGGATGATTCCACGTTGTAGGCCGCCGATATGTAGTCCGGGCGCATGACGAGTGCGCGCGCGAGCGAGGCCGAATAGTTCGGGTTCGGCGGCGGGGGCTGCGTCGTGACCGCTTTCGGAACGACCTGCGAATCGGCGTCGAGCCCGAGCGTCGTCGCAAACGTCGCCTGGGCGCCGATCGCCGTGCCCTGCGCCGTCACGAGCTGGCCGCGCGCCTGCGCGGTTTGGAACTGCGCGGCGGCGATGTCGGATCGCGCGGCGGCGCCGTTTCGGATCTGTGCCGCGACCGAGGCCTCGTTGACCTCGAACTCGCGCACGAGCTGCGCGTCGGCGGTGACCGTCGCGTTATCTTCCAGCACGGCGTAATACGCGGTCGCGATGTTGAACGCGAGCGTCTCCAGCTGTCGCAGCAGCGTCGCGCGTCCGGCGATGTCGGCCGCCTTGGCGGCGCGAATGTTGGCGATCGTCCGGCCGCCGTCGTAGATCAGCTGCTGGATCGTGATCCCCACCGACTCGTTGGTCACCGTGGCCTGCGAGTACGCGGACGGAGTCGCTAAGCCAAAGGCCGCGTTCGGGACGATGGCAGGGCTGCTCGAGGGTCGCGCCGAGGCGCCGCCGGTGGACGCCGTCGTGCCATTACTGTACGCCTTCGCGGTCTGTGCCGTTGCGCTGAGCCCGGGATAGTAGGCCTGCACCGAGGCGGCGTACTTTGCGTGGATCGCCGCCCACTGCGCGTTTTGGAGGGCGAACGTCGGCGAAAGAGCAACCCCGATCCGAACGGCGTCCGAAAGGGAGATGGTCTGCGGGACGCCCTTTTTAGGCCGCAGCAGCACGACATCGGGCGCCGGGGTTCCGTACGCCGGATACGGAATCGGGGTGCCGCTGACCGTCGGCTCCGGCATCGGCGACGGCATCTGCACGCCCGGAACGCCCTGGATCTGTCCTTGATCGGGCGCGTTCTGAGCCAAGGCCGCACCGGTCACGAGGGAGCCGAGCGCGAGCG is from Candidatus Binatia bacterium and encodes:
- a CDS encoding TolC family protein, producing the protein MRRGRTPARALVAALALGSLVTGAALAQNAPDQGQIQGVPGVQMPSPMPEPTVSGTPIPYPAYGTPAPDVVLLRPKKGVPQTISLSDAVRIGVALSPTFALQNAQWAAIHAKYAASVQAYYPGLSATAQTAKAYSNGTTASTGGASARPSSSPAIVPNAAFGLATPSAYSQATVTNESVGITIQQLIYDGGRTIANIRAAKAADIAGRATLLRQLETLAFNIATAYYAVLEDNATVTADAQLVREFEVNEASVAAQIRNGAAARSDIAAAQFQTAQARGQLVTAQGTAIGAQATFATTLGLDADSQVVPKAVTTQPPPPNPNYSASLARALVMRPDYISAAYNVESSKENLRFAKLARFPVLSAGASDTISRQFINCFSTTTTLPNSTKVVGVSACPGPSSWTNDKGLGLNLTIPIYDQGVTNYNVAIAASQLDQAVATLNSTRLTVESDVRSALATLISARASLVQARSELTSAQVSLDATQAQYKVGATTILNVVTAEANLSTAQSAYITALYGVQNAEQNYLYATGISDVQI